In one Nitrospira sp. CR1.1 genomic region, the following are encoded:
- a CDS encoding DUF2156 domain-containing protein produces MQYPRCSQRSRMLRSRGRIRGGANRTMASYTGTSRRGPRGARRHLTPPGKQGPATAKMRDSRTTCGLVLQYVQLMTSPLVPVSPASPTRPVGHSLLQIVPSTACLQCDVCCRFPEQDSFLRPFFTGEEIQGAVAAGLAPECFPTTEGAQINLVPNPAGEGYVCPAFDSGTSRCRIYDVRPLDCRLYPFALMWDVERAHVLLGWDTKCPYMRDAPASLVDQAADAVAQWIEQDERVAMLARYPRLIGRFQEDVIPLRTLARVTEHVQRGQTRIHRQALTIQDRGRLEAALAVSAGVQEIPLAAASFAYHYIWRHRLRYTWTELQGHLCLFAESPDGIFLALPPLGEGPIDQPAAEAFRVMRGWNGDSSVSRIDNVPESSVPALRALGYEVIQREPDYVYAAADLVDLAGDPYRSPRAACNRFMREHGGILEPYDCRDQTACLTLFHEWREQKQRTGPDGWADALLDDAAGAHETALSAHAELGLTGAVVRVAGRIRAYTLGLRLNQSVFCVLLEVADRDIVGAGAFVFREFCRQALAKGACWINTMDDSGLPSLAKAKRWYHPARLIPNYVVTESRR; encoded by the coding sequence ATGCAATATCCTCGATGCTCGCAGCGCAGTCGCATGCTTCGCAGTCGCGGTCGGATTCGAGGTGGAGCAAATCGTACCATGGCCTCTTACACTGGTACAAGTCGGCGAGGGCCACGAGGCGCTCGCCGACATCTCACGCCACCCGGCAAACAGGGGCCTGCGACGGCCAAGATGCGGGATAGTAGGACGACGTGCGGGTTAGTGTTACAATATGTGCAGCTCATGACGAGTCCACTCGTGCCAGTCTCTCCCGCGAGTCCCACACGGCCCGTAGGTCATTCTCTCCTGCAGATCGTGCCGAGTACGGCCTGTCTTCAATGCGACGTCTGTTGCCGGTTTCCCGAGCAAGACAGCTTCTTACGCCCCTTCTTTACCGGCGAGGAGATTCAAGGAGCGGTGGCGGCCGGTCTGGCGCCGGAATGTTTCCCAACTACCGAAGGCGCCCAGATTAATCTGGTCCCGAATCCGGCTGGCGAGGGATATGTCTGCCCCGCGTTTGACAGTGGCACGTCGCGCTGTCGCATCTATGATGTCCGCCCGTTGGACTGTCGACTCTATCCGTTTGCCCTGATGTGGGATGTCGAGCGCGCCCATGTCCTCCTCGGATGGGATACGAAGTGTCCGTATATGCGTGATGCGCCCGCGTCGCTGGTCGATCAGGCGGCAGACGCGGTGGCCCAATGGATTGAACAGGATGAGCGGGTGGCGATGCTTGCGCGCTACCCCAGGCTCATTGGGCGGTTTCAGGAAGATGTCATCCCCTTGCGGACCTTGGCGAGGGTGACGGAACACGTGCAGAGAGGGCAGACGCGGATCCACAGGCAGGCCCTGACCATTCAGGATCGAGGGCGTCTGGAGGCCGCACTGGCCGTCAGCGCCGGCGTTCAGGAGATACCGCTCGCTGCGGCTTCATTCGCCTACCATTACATCTGGCGGCATCGGCTGAGATATACCTGGACCGAACTGCAGGGGCACCTGTGCCTGTTCGCCGAATCGCCCGACGGGATATTTTTGGCCTTGCCTCCGTTGGGAGAAGGGCCGATCGATCAGCCGGCGGCTGAAGCCTTTCGCGTGATGCGCGGGTGGAATGGGGATTCGTCCGTCAGCAGGATAGACAATGTACCGGAATCTTCCGTGCCCGCACTACGCGCGTTGGGGTACGAGGTCATCCAGAGAGAGCCGGACTATGTGTATGCCGCCGCTGATCTTGTCGATCTCGCCGGTGACCCGTATCGATCGCCCCGCGCAGCCTGCAACCGCTTCATGCGCGAACATGGCGGGATCCTTGAACCCTATGACTGTCGCGATCAAACCGCCTGTCTGACTTTGTTTCATGAATGGCGGGAACAGAAACAGCGGACCGGACCGGATGGTTGGGCCGATGCCTTGCTTGACGATGCCGCCGGAGCCCATGAAACGGCATTGTCCGCCCATGCTGAATTGGGACTGACCGGAGCAGTGGTTCGAGTGGCGGGGCGCATTCGGGCGTATACGCTGGGCCTGCGGCTCAATCAATCAGTGTTCTGTGTCTTGCTGGAAGTGGCGGATCGGGATATTGTGGGGGCCGGCGCGTTCGTGTTTCGTGAATTCTGTCGCCAAGCGCTCGCCAAAGGCGCATGTTGGATCAACACCATGGATGATTCCGGTCTCCCGAGTCTGGCGAAAGCCAAGCGCTGGTACCATCCCGCGCGATTGATACCGAATTACGTTGTGACGGAGTCCCGACGATGA
- a CDS encoding glutaredoxin gives MALTLYHVQWCPDCAVVRDRLSELNLSYEDVVVPDFRPMRKQVYEVSGQYYVPVLKDGDTVLSETHDILAHLHTHYDKAQP, from the coding sequence ATGGCCCTCACCCTCTATCATGTCCAATGGTGCCCCGATTGCGCGGTTGTCCGGGATCGCCTGAGTGAATTGAACCTTTCTTACGAAGACGTGGTCGTGCCGGACTTCCGGCCGATGCGCAAACAAGTCTACGAGGTCTCCGGCCAATACTATGTCCCGGTCTTGAAGGACGGAGACACGGTGCTCTCGGAAACCCACGATATTCTGGCCCATCTGCACACACACTACGACAAGGCGCAGCCGTGA
- a CDS encoding KamA family radical SAM protein, translating to MEDWKRILAQSVVKPKDLAERLGVDAKEIEDIVGDYPMRITPTVLATIKEKGDAIWKQVVPDRAEMADADAEDDPLEEDLMSPVPHLVHRYPDRVLLMVTNQCPIYCRFCTRKRLVGKPGFLKKGELDRAIAYLREHQEVRDVILSGGDPLLLPDHLLERILKSLRTIPHLEIIRIGTRVPGSLPERITPKLCEIIKRYHPFYMNLHFNHPDELTPEVKRACGMLADAGVPLGAQTVLLKGVNDDPETMKRLMHQLLLARVKPYYLYQADLTKGTNHFRTSVETGLKIIKALQGHTSGMAVPHFVIDAPGGGGKIPLLPGEYLVNLDEDGAVLRNYENNTYHYPQPGSPQGRELPMVGAHPSWVTAGNGCDGGGEHL from the coding sequence GTGGAGGATTGGAAACGCATCCTGGCTCAGAGCGTGGTAAAGCCAAAAGATCTGGCCGAACGGCTCGGTGTCGACGCCAAGGAGATCGAAGACATCGTGGGGGACTACCCCATGCGCATTACGCCGACCGTGCTGGCCACCATCAAAGAAAAAGGCGACGCGATCTGGAAGCAGGTCGTGCCCGATCGCGCCGAAATGGCCGATGCCGACGCGGAGGATGATCCGCTCGAAGAAGACCTGATGAGCCCCGTGCCCCATCTGGTCCACCGGTATCCCGATCGAGTGCTCCTGATGGTCACCAACCAGTGCCCGATCTATTGCCGATTCTGTACCAGAAAACGGCTGGTCGGCAAACCGGGCTTCCTCAAGAAAGGCGAGCTCGATCGGGCCATCGCCTATCTGCGCGAACATCAGGAAGTGCGGGATGTGATCCTGTCCGGCGGAGATCCGTTGTTACTGCCGGACCATCTCTTGGAACGGATCCTCAAGTCACTCCGCACCATTCCTCACTTGGAAATAATCCGGATCGGCACTCGGGTACCGGGCAGCTTACCCGAGCGGATCACGCCGAAACTCTGCGAAATCATCAAAAGGTATCATCCGTTTTATATGAACCTGCACTTCAACCATCCGGATGAACTGACGCCGGAAGTGAAGCGCGCGTGCGGCATGCTGGCCGATGCCGGGGTTCCCCTGGGAGCACAGACTGTGTTACTGAAGGGGGTTAACGACGATCCCGAAACCATGAAACGGCTGATGCACCAGCTCCTACTGGCGCGCGTCAAACCCTATTATTTGTATCAGGCGGACTTGACCAAGGGAACCAATCATTTCCGGACCTCGGTCGAAACAGGGCTCAAGATCATCAAGGCCTTGCAAGGCCACACCAGCGGTATGGCTGTCCCTCACTTTGTGATCGATGCCCCCGGCGGCGGCGGAAAAATTCCTCTGCTTCCCGGAGAATATCTCGTTAATCTGGATGAAGATGGCGCCGTGCTGAGAAACTACGAAAACAACACATATCACTATCCTCAGCCAGGCTCGCCTCAAGGACGCGAGTTACCGATGGTTGGCGCCCACCCTTCCTGGGTCACTGCCGGCAACGGATGTGACGGAGGGGGTGAGCATCTGTGA
- a CDS encoding 2'-deoxycytidine 5'-triphosphate deaminase: protein MRRAGSSKGILPYQHITQLIARGAIKSDAPIEDRQIQPASLDLRLGRKAYRLISSFLPELSAISSRLNVLDFYQSDLVMYEMDLTQGAILEKGHVYLVPLLEHLELPATLRARANPKSTTGRLDVFTRVVTDLNAGFDEIRAGYKGPLYLEVVPRSFAIKVRTGDSLNQIRFVRGDATVSDTALQKLHAADPLLFRNASSPKPLPPKEFRTERGLFLRIDLTGSAHEDAVIGYRAKKNSHVIDLAKIGHYAAQDFWEPLKRHRHDSLLLEPEEFYILASKERIRVPSGYAAEMVAYEAACGELRTHYAGFFDPGFGYGDGTMRGTQVVLEVRPHDVPFLIHDGQTFFKVVYDRMLTVPSQVYGTALGSSYQRQALTLSKHFKA, encoded by the coding sequence GTGAGACGTGCCGGGTCATCGAAGGGCATTCTGCCTTACCAGCACATTACCCAGTTGATCGCCCGTGGCGCCATCAAGTCTGATGCCCCGATCGAAGACCGGCAAATCCAACCGGCCAGCCTCGACTTGCGGCTGGGGAGAAAAGCCTACCGGCTCATCAGCAGCTTCCTACCGGAATTGTCGGCCATCAGCAGCCGCCTCAACGTCCTCGACTTTTATCAATCCGATCTCGTGATGTATGAAATGGACCTGACCCAGGGCGCCATTCTGGAAAAGGGCCATGTCTATCTGGTGCCGCTCTTGGAGCATCTCGAATTGCCGGCGACGCTCCGTGCCCGCGCCAACCCGAAAAGCACGACGGGACGCTTGGACGTCTTCACCCGTGTCGTCACCGACCTGAACGCCGGCTTTGATGAGATCCGGGCAGGCTACAAAGGTCCGCTCTACCTGGAAGTGGTCCCCCGGTCATTCGCCATTAAAGTGCGCACCGGTGACTCGCTCAATCAAATCCGTTTCGTGCGCGGGGACGCGACGGTATCGGATACGGCCCTCCAGAAATTGCACGCGGCCGATCCACTGCTTTTTCGCAATGCGTCCTCCCCGAAGCCGCTCCCGCCTAAGGAGTTCCGCACAGAGCGAGGGCTCTTCTTGCGAATTGATCTCACCGGCAGCGCACACGAAGATGCGGTGATCGGGTATCGGGCGAAAAAAAACAGCCATGTCATCGACCTGGCTAAAATTGGTCACTATGCGGCCCAGGATTTCTGGGAACCGTTAAAACGGCATCGCCATGACAGTCTGCTGTTGGAGCCGGAAGAGTTTTATATCCTGGCCTCCAAGGAACGGATCCGCGTCCCGTCCGGCTATGCCGCCGAAATGGTGGCGTACGAGGCGGCCTGCGGCGAGCTACGCACGCACTATGCGGGATTCTTCGACCCAGGCTTCGGGTATGGCGACGGGACGATGCGCGGCACGCAGGTCGTGCTGGAAGTCCGCCCGCACGATGTGCCATTCCTCATTCATGATGGGCAAACCTTCTTCAAAGTAGTGTATGATCGAATGCTCACGGTCCCTTCGCAAGTGTATGGAACGGCGCTTGGCTCGTCATACCAACGACAAGCCCTTACCCTCAGCAAACATTTTAAGGCCTGA
- a CDS encoding glycosyltransferase: protein MAADGPDQNSRLLTSMTIAVIIPVLNEARGLDRTLSHTHSLGFDELIIVDGGSSDDTCAIARSFADRIGIPLAPSAGSMRLLTAPHGRARQLNTGAAASGRDVLLFLHADTRLPSNAQQAILIALSNETCVGGRFDVRFDSTRLPARIIGRLMNLRSRWSGIATGDQAIFVRRAVFEKMGGFADIPLMEDIEFTRRLKRAGQLASLPDQVVTAFRRWEQQGPLRTILLMWTLRFLYWIGVSPHRLQHFYSMVR, encoded by the coding sequence ATGGCCGCAGACGGCCCTGACCAGAACTCCCGACTTCTAACCTCGATGACGATTGCCGTCATCATTCCAGTTCTGAACGAAGCCCGTGGCCTCGATCGGACACTTTCCCACACCCATTCCTTGGGGTTTGACGAGTTGATCATCGTCGATGGTGGAAGTTCTGATGACACCTGTGCCATCGCCCGGTCGTTTGCGGATCGAATAGGTATTCCTCTTGCCCCCTCGGCCGGTTCTATGCGGTTATTGACGGCCCCACACGGCCGAGCGCGGCAACTGAATACGGGCGCGGCCGCCAGCGGGCGCGATGTCCTGCTGTTTCTGCATGCGGATACTCGTCTTCCGTCGAACGCTCAACAGGCCATCCTCATCGCCCTGTCTAATGAAACCTGCGTCGGCGGGCGATTCGATGTCCGCTTCGACTCCACACGCCTGCCGGCCCGCATTATCGGCAGGCTGATGAACCTGCGCTCGCGCTGGAGCGGGATCGCCACCGGGGACCAGGCCATCTTTGTCCGACGCGCAGTTTTCGAGAAGATGGGAGGATTTGCGGACATCCCTCTGATGGAAGATATCGAATTTACGCGGCGGCTCAAACGAGCCGGACAACTGGCCTCCTTGCCGGATCAGGTTGTGACCGCCTTCCGTCGATGGGAGCAGCAGGGTCCTCTTCGCACAATTTTGTTGATGTGGACCCTTCGCTTCCTGTACTGGATCGGAGTCAGCCCGCATCGACTTCAACATTTTTACAGCATGGTGAGATGA
- a CDS encoding DUF2064 domain-containing protein, which translates to MSPHPPDRKQSASAALVIFAKAPVPGQVKTRLCPALTEDEAATLHGSFVLDTLERTKAAAGTFKLKFDRFLACAPSSAHVFFRIMEARHGVTLLAQKGDDLGARMRHSFDQLFARGYQHICLVGTDVPSLPLTHYRDAFASLARHDLVLGPAQDGGYYLIGMTRPHPALFETIPWSTDQVLALTQQQAATEGLKTALLPPWNDIDTLEDLQSLIDDCMADKKRPKKERVYSTRTAGTLELLAKRLRERRT; encoded by the coding sequence ATGAGCCCCCACCCCCCTGACCGTAAACAGTCCGCGTCGGCAGCCCTGGTGATCTTCGCCAAAGCGCCGGTCCCGGGACAGGTGAAAACCAGACTCTGCCCTGCCTTGACCGAAGACGAAGCCGCCACGCTGCACGGAAGCTTTGTGCTCGACACCCTGGAACGCACCAAAGCCGCTGCCGGCACATTCAAGCTCAAGTTCGATCGTTTTCTGGCCTGCGCCCCGTCGAGCGCGCACGTATTTTTCAGAATCATGGAAGCGCGCCATGGGGTGACGCTCCTGGCTCAGAAAGGCGACGATCTCGGCGCCCGCATGCGGCACAGCTTCGACCAGCTCTTCGCCCGCGGCTATCAGCACATCTGCCTCGTGGGAACCGACGTCCCGTCGCTGCCGCTCACGCACTATCGCGACGCCTTCGCCTCGCTCGCCCGGCATGATCTGGTCCTGGGGCCTGCCCAGGACGGCGGGTACTACCTGATCGGTATGACCAGGCCTCACCCTGCCCTGTTCGAAACTATTCCCTGGTCGACAGATCAGGTCCTAGCGCTCACTCAACAGCAAGCTGCCACGGAAGGGCTGAAGACCGCGCTCCTTCCGCCATGGAACGATATCGACACCCTGGAGGATCTCCAAAGTTTGATCGATGACTGCATGGCGGATAAGAAACGCCCCAAAAAGGAGCGAGTCTATTCAACCAGAACGGCGGGAACACTGGAGCTGCTCGCAAAGCGCCTGCGCGAACGCCGGACGTAG
- a CDS encoding SDR family oxidoreductase, whose product MSNPVALITGGAKGIGRAIALDLAAQQWSITLCYRTSAAAAEETSAAIVARGGQALALQCDVSDPAASKQLVAQVEAKWGRIDALINGAGPYHRVNLFDETTEGWREMFDGNLHPIFYLGQAVAPGMKTRKHGRIINFSMANADQMVAQPEVTGHYIAKAGVLILTRTLAKLLAPYGITVNAISPGFIDSGSAPPEELAGVVKRIPAGYVGSVEDTVAAVRFLLSEDARYVNGANLHLSGGWGI is encoded by the coding sequence ATGTCGAACCCAGTTGCACTCATCACCGGCGGAGCCAAAGGCATCGGCCGCGCCATCGCCCTCGACCTTGCCGCGCAACAGTGGTCCATCACCCTGTGTTACCGCACCAGCGCCGCTGCCGCAGAGGAGACCAGCGCCGCCATCGTGGCACGCGGCGGCCAAGCCCTCGCCCTGCAATGCGATGTGTCCGACCCGGCAGCGTCCAAGCAGTTGGTCGCACAGGTGGAGGCGAAATGGGGCCGCATCGACGCGTTGATTAACGGCGCCGGCCCTTACCATCGCGTGAACCTTTTTGACGAAACCACAGAAGGGTGGCGCGAAATGTTCGATGGAAATCTGCACCCGATTTTTTATCTCGGGCAAGCGGTGGCGCCGGGCATGAAAACGCGGAAACATGGACGGATCATCAATTTCAGCATGGCCAACGCCGATCAGATGGTGGCCCAGCCGGAGGTGACGGGACATTACATCGCCAAGGCCGGGGTATTGATCCTGACCCGCACCCTGGCAAAGCTGCTCGCCCCCTATGGCATTACGGTCAACGCGATTTCACCCGGCTTCATCGATTCAGGCAGTGCGCCCCCGGAAGAACTGGCAGGAGTGGTCAAACGGATCCCGGCGGGATATGTCGGAAGCGTGGAGGACACGGTTGCTGCGGTCAGATTCCTGCTTAGCGAGGACGCGCGTTACGTCAACGGCGCAAATCTGCATCTCAGCGGCGGATGGGGTATTTAA
- a CDS encoding UbiA family prenyltransferase: MGDDYSAKSPLCVDLDGTLIKTDLLWESLLALLKQNPLSIVLLPFWLLKGKAHFKHEIARRVTLDVSTLPYHPDLIEFLTEERRFGRKLVLATASHVSFAQAVAAHLGLFEERVFGSDASINLKGARKVALLVERYGSRRFAYAGNSTADLPVWAEANEAIVVNASAGLASRAQALAPVSRVFSQPVQWLKQVAKALRVHQWAKNVLVFIPVVASHQLTNRTLMIQALLAFLSFSLSASAVYIVNDCLDLASDRRHPRKKSRPFASGSLSIPFGLLLAAGCLVVGVALAFALPRVFLVVLTGYLVMTTAYSFYLKQFVLLDVIVLAQLYTVRVYGGGAATEVVPSHWLLTFSLFLFLSLALVKRFTELRLTSQTEGTEVHGRGYWVTDLEHISSIGTASGLIAVLVLALYISSKEVLLLYSQAEVLWLVCPVMLYWISRVWMLAYRNRMDDDPVVFAVKDPKSYVMAALICAILFLAK; encoded by the coding sequence ATGGGTGATGATTATTCAGCGAAGAGTCCGCTCTGCGTCGATCTTGATGGCACGCTCATCAAGACCGATTTGTTGTGGGAATCACTGCTGGCGCTTCTCAAGCAGAATCCGCTCTCGATCGTCCTGCTTCCCTTCTGGTTGCTCAAAGGCAAAGCCCATTTTAAGCATGAAATCGCCCGCCGGGTGACGCTGGATGTCTCCACATTGCCCTATCACCCGGATCTGATCGAATTTCTTACCGAGGAAAGACGGTTCGGGAGGAAACTTGTGCTCGCGACGGCGAGTCATGTGAGTTTTGCGCAGGCCGTGGCCGCTCACCTTGGTTTATTCGAGGAGCGGGTGTTCGGGAGTGATGCGTCGATCAATCTCAAGGGCGCGCGCAAGGTGGCGCTCCTGGTCGAGCGGTATGGATCTCGCCGGTTTGCCTATGCAGGAAACTCCACAGCGGACTTGCCGGTGTGGGCCGAAGCCAATGAAGCGATCGTCGTCAACGCGTCTGCCGGTTTAGCGAGCCGTGCGCAAGCGCTTGCCCCGGTCAGCCGGGTCTTCAGTCAACCGGTGCAATGGCTGAAGCAGGTTGCCAAAGCCTTACGCGTGCATCAATGGGCCAAAAATGTGTTGGTGTTTATCCCGGTCGTCGCTTCCCATCAACTGACGAATCGTACATTGATGATTCAGGCCTTGTTGGCGTTCCTCTCCTTCAGTCTCTCCGCTTCCGCCGTCTATATCGTCAACGATTGCCTGGATCTTGCTTCCGATCGCCGGCATCCCCGAAAAAAGTCTCGGCCGTTTGCCTCCGGCAGCCTGTCCATTCCATTCGGACTACTCCTGGCTGCGGGCTGCCTCGTGGTAGGCGTCGCATTGGCCTTCGCGCTGCCCCGTGTATTTCTCGTAGTGCTGACGGGATACCTCGTGATGACCACCGCCTATTCCTTTTACTTGAAGCAGTTCGTGTTGCTGGATGTGATTGTGTTGGCTCAGCTCTATACGGTGCGGGTGTATGGCGGCGGGGCTGCGACTGAGGTGGTTCCATCCCATTGGTTGTTGACGTTTTCGTTGTTTCTCTTCCTCAGTCTCGCCCTGGTCAAACGGTTTACCGAGTTGCGTCTCACGAGCCAGACAGAGGGAACGGAAGTGCATGGACGAGGGTATTGGGTGACGGATCTGGAGCATATCTCCAGCATTGGCACAGCAAGCGGATTGATCGCGGTGTTGGTGTTAGCCTTGTATATCAGCAGCAAAGAGGTGTTGCTGCTGTATTCCCAGGCGGAGGTGCTGTGGCTGGTGTGTCCCGTGATGCTGTACTGGATCAGCCGGGTCTGGATGCTGGCGTACCGGAATCGAATGGATGATGACCCGGTCGTGTTCGCGGTAAAAGATCCGAAAAGTTATGTCATGGCAGCCCTCATCTGCGCCATTCTTTTCCTCGCCAAGTGA
- a CDS encoding glutaredoxin, with translation MADPIEEEIQREITSNKILIYGKGTKSMPMCGFTRETMHFFEKYGYPYELIDVLSQPAKREALTKLTNWPTLPKVFIDGQFYGDTDILDPMEAKGEVMPLLKKAFGAES, from the coding sequence ATGGCTGACCCGATTGAAGAAGAAATTCAACGAGAAATCACCTCCAACAAGATTTTGATCTACGGCAAGGGTACCAAATCCATGCCCATGTGCGGGTTCACCAGGGAGACGATGCACTTTTTTGAGAAGTATGGGTATCCCTATGAACTCATCGATGTCTTGTCTCAGCCGGCCAAACGCGAGGCATTGACCAAGCTGACGAATTGGCCGACCCTGCCAAAGGTGTTCATCGACGGGCAGTTTTACGGCGACACGGATATCCTGGACCCGATGGAAGCGAAGGGCGAGGTGATGCCGTTGCTGAAGAAGGCCTTCGGCGCCGAGTCTTAG
- a CDS encoding BolA/IbaG family iron-sulfur metabolism protein — protein sequence MITAEAVTTYIRQVFPDAAVTVIDKTGTQDHLIVRVTSTGFAGKNLLDRHRMVYQALAGPMKDGRIHALEITATTPDEVK from the coding sequence ATGATTACCGCTGAAGCCGTGACTACCTATATCCGTCAAGTGTTTCCCGATGCCGCCGTCACCGTGATCGACAAGACCGGCACGCAGGACCATTTGATCGTGCGAGTGACCTCGACGGGTTTTGCCGGGAAAAATCTCCTGGACCGGCATCGCATGGTGTATCAGGCACTAGCCGGTCCGATGAAAGACGGGCGTATCCATGCGTTGGAGATTACGGCCACGACACCGGATGAAGTGAAATAA
- a CDS encoding response regulator, with protein MGEFKSGFFMSDTACNGRVLVVDDEPDIRKVVRMTLQKAGYEVIEAENGEKAIEAINTGENRLLLDVLICDIRMPKINGVEAIAYFQQEWPRVPIVVLTGFPDTDMATSFLRSGVVDYLVKPVEGEKLRTAVARAMEQRELAQL; from the coding sequence ATGGGAGAATTCAAATCGGGATTTTTCATGAGTGACACCGCTTGCAATGGCCGCGTGCTCGTCGTGGATGATGAACCGGACATTCGCAAAGTCGTCCGGATGACGCTGCAGAAAGCCGGGTACGAGGTCATCGAAGCGGAGAACGGAGAAAAGGCCATTGAAGCGATCAATACCGGAGAAAACCGGCTGCTGCTGGACGTGTTGATCTGTGACATCCGTATGCCGAAAATCAATGGCGTTGAAGCCATTGCCTACTTCCAGCAGGAATGGCCGCGCGTCCCGATTGTTGTCCTGACGGGTTTTCCCGACACCGACATGGCCACGTCTTTCCTGCGCAGCGGCGTGGTCGATTACCTGGTGAAACCGGTGGAAGGGGAAAAACTTCGCACCGCCGTGGCCAGGGCGATGGAGCAACGGGAACTGGCGCAACTTTAA